One genomic region from Clarias gariepinus isolate MV-2021 ecotype Netherlands chromosome 20, CGAR_prim_01v2, whole genome shotgun sequence encodes:
- the med28 gene encoding mediator of RNA polymerase II transcription subunit 28, which translates to MASSMGGMFSGQQQQPPGAHPPTPGPGAPGNRASGNTLVDDLEASFEACFASLVSQDYVNGTDQEEIRTGVDQCIQKFLDVARQTECFFLQKRLQLSVQKPEQVEKEDISELRNELQRKEMLIQKHLSKIHHWQQVLEDINVQHKKPTELPQGPLAFLEQASANLPAPMKPN; encoded by the exons ATGGCGTCTTCCATGGGTGGAATGTTCTCGGGACAACAGCAGCAGCCTCCCGGTGCTCATCCGCCTACTCCTGGTCCCGGAGCTCCGGGAAACAGAGCATCGGGGAACACTTTAGTCGACGATCTAGAAGCTTCTTTCGAA GCATGTTTTGCGTCTTTAGTCAGCCAGGATTATGTGAACGGGACAGACCAAGAGGAAATCAGGACAG GGGTTGACCAGTGCATCCAGAAGTTTCTCGATGTAGCCCGACAGACCGAATGTTTTTTCCTTCAAAAGAGGCTACAGCTGTCTGTACAGAAACCGGAGCAGGTTGAGAAAGAG GACATATCGGAATTAAGGAATGAGCTCCAGAGAAAGGAAATGCTAATTCAGAAGCACCTGTCCAAAATTCATCACTGGCAGCAGGTGCTGGAGGACATTAACGTTCAGCACAAAAAGCCTACAGAGCTCCCACAGGGGCCGCTGGCCTTCTTAGAGCAAGCCTCAGCCAACCTGCCAGCTCCCATGAAACCCAACTGA